In Capsicum annuum cultivar UCD-10X-F1 chromosome 7, UCD10Xv1.1, whole genome shotgun sequence, one genomic interval encodes:
- the LOC107878802 gene encoding NAD-dependent protein deacetylase SRT1 isoform X1, translating into MSLGYAEKLSFIEDVGNVGMTEYFDPPLVLQDKIERLAVMIQKSKHLVVFTGAGISTSCGIPDFRGPKGIWTLQREGKALPEAALPFHRATPSMTHMALVELEKAGFLKFLISQNIDGLHLRSGIPREKLSELHGDSFMERCPSCGIEYMRDFEIETIGLKETARRCSKVGCGARLKDTVLDWEDALPPKEMNPAERHCKMADVVLCLGTSLQITPACNLPLRSLKGGGKIVIVNLQKTPKDKKASLLIHGLVDKVIAGVMEFLSLQIPPFIRIDLLQTIFTQASSLDEKYINWSLTVASVHGNRAPLPFIKSVEVSFSECQNMKAAILDKQPLYLKRRTVKSTNPFNVVMKLIFSDGCKCSSAEIKIPIDFKMSADEFKDDKDSILQNLRDSAITDPSCGQTAVVEKVIMVPKSEVMVHAVVTNIVKFDRSYGDLSNGSCKRKYECFNGIIPSRKRSNGRKPRAVINGR; encoded by the exons ATGTCTTTGGGTTATGCTGAAAAACTTTCATTTATAGAAGATGTAGGCAATGTTGGAATGACTGAGTATTTTGACCCACCACTTGTTTTGCAAGACaaa ATTGAGAGACTTGCTGTGATGATACAAAAG AGTAAGCATTTAGTGGTTTTTACAGGAGCAGGAATATCCACTTCTTGTGGTATACCTGATTTTCGTGGTCCCAAGGGCATTTGGACTCTTCAG AGAGAAGGGAAAGCGCTACCAGAAGCTGCATTGCCGTTTCATCGTGCAACACCAAGCATGACACACATGGCCCTAGTGGAACTAGAGAAGGCGGGTTTTCTAAAGTTTCTTATAAGCCAG AACATTGATGGCCTCCATCTTCGATCTGGAATTCCAAGGGAGAAGCTTTCTGAATTACATGGGGATTCTTTTATGGAACGATGCCCTTCTTGTGGGATTGA GTATATGAGGgattttgaaattgaaactatTGGGTTGAAGGAAACTGCACGCCGTTGTTCCAAGGTGGGCTGTGGTGCAAGACTTAAAGACACAGTTCTTGACTGGGAG GATGCTCTACCTCCGAAGGAGATGAATCCAGCTGAGAGGCACTGCAAAATGGCTGATGTTGTGTTGTGTCTAGGGACAAG TTTGCAGATCACCCCTGCCTGTAATTTGCCTCTAAGATCACTCAAAGGCGGTGGAAAGATTGTAATAGTTAATCTTCAG AAAACTCCCAAGGACAAGAAAGCAAGCTTACTGATTCATGGCCTTGTAGACAAG GTCATTGCAGGAGTCATGGAATTCCTCAGTTTGCAAATTCCACCATTTATTAGAATTGATCTTCTCCAAACCATTTTTACTCAGGCCTCAAGTCTTG atgaaaaatatataaattggaGCCTTACGGTGGCAAGCGTCCATGGAAATAGAGCACCGTTGCCTTTTATCAAATCTGTAGAG GTTTCTTTTTCAGAATGTCAAAACATGAAAGCGGCTATTTTGGATAAGCAACCTCTTTATCTGAAAAG GCGGACAGTTAAGAGTACAAACCCTTTTAACGTTGTGATGAAATTGATCTTCAGTGATGGTTGCAAGTGTTCATCGGCTGAAATCAAGATTCCTATTGATTTTAAG ATGTCAGCAGATGAGTTTAAAGATGATAAAGACTCCATCTTACAGAATCTAAGAGACAGCGCCATCACGGATCCTAGTTGCGGACAGACTGCAGTTGTTGAGAAGGTCATTATGGTTCCTAAAAGTGAAGTCATGGTACACGCCGTTGTAACAAACATTGTCAAGTTTGACAGAAGCTATGGAGATCTAAGTAACGGCTCATGCAAGAGGAAATATGAATGTTTTAATGGCATAATTCCGTCGCGAAAACGATCAAATGGTAGAAAACCCAGAGCTGTAATTAATGGAAGGTGA
- the LOC107878804 gene encoding nudix hydrolase 10 isoform X2: MEQTLVQNGAVKKVQFLPAVNDDHGGVIIELEKPMDPNVFHIMLRSSLRQWKLQEGFWYHHAEPHYLMLVYWIPKIENTIPGNASHRVRIGAIVLNEKRELLVVQECSGKMKGKGIWKIPTGVVEEGEDIFEGAVREVKEETGIDTEFLEVLAFRQMHKSFFGKSDLFFICMMRPLTFNLQKQDLEIEAAQWMSLDEYAAQPFIQKHGIFKYIKDLCFAKAEESYPGFTPVPIKSYFGEPTSYLYFNEDGLVQETSAIYL, from the exons ATGGAGCAAACGTTAGTTCAAAATGGTGCAGTCAAAAAGGTACAATTCCTTCCAGCTGTAAATGATGACCACGGAGGAGTTATAATAGAACTAGAGAAACCTATGGACCCAAATGTCTTCCATATCATGCTCAGAAGTTCGTTACGTCAATGGAAACTGCAG GAAGGGTTCTGGTACCACCATGCAGAACCTCATTACTTGATGCTTGTGTATTGGATTCCTAAAATTGAGAATACGATCCCTGGAAATGCCTCACATCGAGTTCGTATtggtgctattgtcttgaatgaGAAAAGAGAG TTGCTCGTTGTCCAAGAATGTAGCGGCAAAATGAAGGGAAAGGGGATATGGAAGATCCCTACTGGTGTTGTCGAAGAG GGAGAGGATATATTTGAAGGTGCGGTGAGGGAAGTGAAAGAAGAAACAGGA ATTGATACAGAATTTCTGGAAGTGCTTGCATTCAG GCAGATGCACAAGTCATTCTTTGGAAAATCGGACTTATTCTTCATTTGCATGATGCGCCCTCTTACGTTTAACTTACAAAAGCAAGATTTAGAAATTGAGGCAGCTCAG TGGATGTCACTAGACGAGTATGCTGCTCAACCTTTTATTCAGAAACATGGCATTTTCAAATACATCAAAGATCTATGCTTCGCAAAGGCAGAAGAGAGTTACCCTGGATTTACTCCTGTGCCGATTAAATCATATTTTGGGGAACCTACGAGTTACCTTTATTTCAACGAGGATGGTCTGGTTCAGGAAACCTCTGCAATTTATCTATGA
- the LOC107878804 gene encoding nudix hydrolase 10 isoform X1 has protein sequence MEQTLVQNGAVKKVQFLPAVNDDHGGVIIELEKPMDPNVFHIMLRSSLRQWKLQGKKVVWIKLPIELVNLVESAVKEGFWYHHAEPHYLMLVYWIPKIENTIPGNASHRVRIGAIVLNEKRELLVVQECSGKMKGKGIWKIPTGVVEEGEDIFEGAVREVKEETGIDTEFLEVLAFRQMHKSFFGKSDLFFICMMRPLTFNLQKQDLEIEAAQWMSLDEYAAQPFIQKHGIFKYIKDLCFAKAEESYPGFTPVPIKSYFGEPTSYLYFNEDGLVQETSAIYL, from the exons ATGGAGCAAACGTTAGTTCAAAATGGTGCAGTCAAAAAGGTACAATTCCTTCCAGCTGTAAATGATGACCACGGAGGAGTTATAATAGAACTAGAGAAACCTATGGACCCAAATGTCTTCCATATCATGCTCAGAAGTTCGTTACGTCAATGGAAACTGCAG GGGAAAAAGGTCGTGTGGATTAAACTGCCAATTGAACTTGTAAATCTGGTTGAAAGCGCAGTTAAG GAAGGGTTCTGGTACCACCATGCAGAACCTCATTACTTGATGCTTGTGTATTGGATTCCTAAAATTGAGAATACGATCCCTGGAAATGCCTCACATCGAGTTCGTATtggtgctattgtcttgaatgaGAAAAGAGAG TTGCTCGTTGTCCAAGAATGTAGCGGCAAAATGAAGGGAAAGGGGATATGGAAGATCCCTACTGGTGTTGTCGAAGAG GGAGAGGATATATTTGAAGGTGCGGTGAGGGAAGTGAAAGAAGAAACAGGA ATTGATACAGAATTTCTGGAAGTGCTTGCATTCAG GCAGATGCACAAGTCATTCTTTGGAAAATCGGACTTATTCTTCATTTGCATGATGCGCCCTCTTACGTTTAACTTACAAAAGCAAGATTTAGAAATTGAGGCAGCTCAG TGGATGTCACTAGACGAGTATGCTGCTCAACCTTTTATTCAGAAACATGGCATTTTCAAATACATCAAAGATCTATGCTTCGCAAAGGCAGAAGAGAGTTACCCTGGATTTACTCCTGTGCCGATTAAATCATATTTTGGGGAACCTACGAGTTACCTTTATTTCAACGAGGATGGTCTGGTTCAGGAAACCTCTGCAATTTATCTATGA
- the LOC107878803 gene encoding fasciclin-like arabinogalactan protein 1, which yields MQLPSSATVATVVLSLTLLLCATGAHNITHILAKHPQFSTFNHYLTTTHLAVEINRRQTITVCVVDDAGMSKLLSKHLSNYVVKNVLSFHVLLDYFSAKKLHQITNGTALAATIFQATGSATGSSGFVNITDLKGGKVGFSPADYEGPPPAKFVKSIKEIPYNISVIQISMILPSADAEAPSPGPIQMNLTTLMSAHGCKVFAETLLSSPAENTFEDNVEGGLTIFCPGDDAMKKFLPKFQNLSAEGKQSLLEYHGVPIYQSISNLKSNNGGMNTLATDGSKKYALVIQNEGEDVTVKTTIVTAKITGTLIDQLPLAIFSLDKVLLPKELFKAAPTPTPAPAPAPAPEADSESPKHSPASPADSPADGPSDDDADSGAVKYSTGTSLVGFLSVWLAFKLLM from the coding sequence ATGCAACTTCCTTCATCGGCCACCGTGGCCACGGTGGTTCTCTCCCTAACTCTCCTTCTGTGTGCCACTGGAGCACACAACATCACACACATTCTAGCAAAACATCCACAATTCTCCACCTTCAACCATTACTTAACAACCACGCACCTCGCCGTGGAAATTAACCGCAGGCAAACCATCACTGTATGTGTTGTCGATGATGCAGGAATGTCGAAACTTCTCTCCAAACACCTTTCCAACTACGTTGTCAAAAACGTTCTCTCTTTTCATGTCCTCCTCGATTACTTCAGTGCGAAAAAgcttcatcagattactaatggCACTGCACTTGCTGCTACTATCTTCCAAGCTACTGGTTCAGCTACAGGTTCTTCCGGTTTTGTCAACATTACTGATCTTAAAGGAGGTAAAGTCGGGTTCAGCCCCGCTGATTATGAAGGCCCTCCACCTGCCAAGTTTGTTAAATCCATTAAAGAGATTCCATACAATATCTCTGTTATTCAGATAAGTATGATTTTGCCTTCAGCTGATGCAGAAGCTCCGAGTCCAGGACCGATCCAGATGAACCTCACGACTCTAATGTCCGCTCATGGATGCAAAGTTTTCGCGGAGACTTTGTTGTCTTCTCCAGCTGAAAACACATTCGAGGACAATGTTGAAGGCGGATTAACAATATTTTGCCCCGGAGATGATGCAATGAAGAAGTTCTTACCTAAGTTTCAGAATTTGTCTGCAGAAGGGAAACAGTCATTGCTGGAGTATCACGGAGTTCCTATATACCAATCgatttcaaatttgaaatctaATAACGGAGGTATGAACACTTTAGCTACCGATGGAAGTAAAAAATACGCTCTAGTTATTCAGAATGAGGGTGAAGATGTTACAGTAAAGACGACAATTGTGACAGCGAAGATCACAGGGACATTGATTGATCAACTACCACTAGCGATTTTCTCGCTTGATAAAGTGTTATTGCCTAAGGAATTGTTCAAGGCTGCTCCTACTCCTACTCCTGCGCCTGCACCGGCACCGGCACCAGAGGCTGACAGTGAATCTCCTAAGCATTCACCTGCATCTCCAGCAGATTCACCGGCTGATGGTCCAAGTGATGATGATGCTGATTCCGGCGCTGTAAAGTACAGCACAGGAACATCACTTGTAGGTTTTTTAAGTGTATGGTTGGCCTTCAAATTATTGATGTAA
- the LOC124885340 gene encoding uncharacterized protein LOC124885340 has translation MDDKAMHQRNEDSERLHSDGLASEGMSSDAELSHGPSVLADARLSGVENSSTWISLDMSSNEAIALGNEACNSCISHGQSSADMIQEIIGTAVGGESNDVDRSSDDKLMFKDFEGDKSKFGSF, from the exons ATGGATGACAAAGCAATGCACCAAAGAAATGAGGATTCTGAAAGATTGCACTCTGATGGTCTAGCTAGTGAAGG GATGTCCAGTGATGCTGAACTGTCACATGGCCCCTCTGTTTTGGCTGATGCAAGGTTATCTGGAGTAGAGAATTCGTCTACTTGGATCAGCTTGGATATGTCCAGCAATGAAGCTATTGCATTGGGAAATGAAGCTTGTAATAGCTGTATTTCTCATGGTCAAAGTTCAGCTGATATGATTCAAGAGATCATTGGTACAGCAGTAGGAGGCGAATCTAATGATGTGGACAGAAGTAGCGATGACAAATTGATGTTTAAAGACTTTGAGGGTGACAAATCTAAGTTCGGTTCCTTCTAG
- the LOC107878802 gene encoding NAD-dependent protein deacetylase SRT1 isoform X2 has product MTHMALVELEKAGFLKFLISQNIDGLHLRSGIPREKLSELHGDSFMERCPSCGIEYMRDFEIETIGLKETARRCSKVGCGARLKDTVLDWEDALPPKEMNPAERHCKMADVVLCLGTSLQITPACNLPLRSLKGGGKIVIVNLQKTPKDKKASLLIHGLVDKVIAGVMEFLSLQIPPFIRIDLLQTIFTQASSLDEKYINWSLTVASVHGNRAPLPFIKSVEVSFSECQNMKAAILDKQPLYLKRRTVKSTNPFNVVMKLIFSDGCKCSSAEIKIPIDFKMSADEFKDDKDSILQNLRDSAITDPSCGQTAVVEKVIMVPKSEVMVHAVVTNIVKFDRSYGDLSNGSCKRKYECFNGIIPSRKRSNGRKPRAVINGR; this is encoded by the exons ATGACACACATGGCCCTAGTGGAACTAGAGAAGGCGGGTTTTCTAAAGTTTCTTATAAGCCAG AACATTGATGGCCTCCATCTTCGATCTGGAATTCCAAGGGAGAAGCTTTCTGAATTACATGGGGATTCTTTTATGGAACGATGCCCTTCTTGTGGGATTGA GTATATGAGGgattttgaaattgaaactatTGGGTTGAAGGAAACTGCACGCCGTTGTTCCAAGGTGGGCTGTGGTGCAAGACTTAAAGACACAGTTCTTGACTGGGAG GATGCTCTACCTCCGAAGGAGATGAATCCAGCTGAGAGGCACTGCAAAATGGCTGATGTTGTGTTGTGTCTAGGGACAAG TTTGCAGATCACCCCTGCCTGTAATTTGCCTCTAAGATCACTCAAAGGCGGTGGAAAGATTGTAATAGTTAATCTTCAG AAAACTCCCAAGGACAAGAAAGCAAGCTTACTGATTCATGGCCTTGTAGACAAG GTCATTGCAGGAGTCATGGAATTCCTCAGTTTGCAAATTCCACCATTTATTAGAATTGATCTTCTCCAAACCATTTTTACTCAGGCCTCAAGTCTTG atgaaaaatatataaattggaGCCTTACGGTGGCAAGCGTCCATGGAAATAGAGCACCGTTGCCTTTTATCAAATCTGTAGAG GTTTCTTTTTCAGAATGTCAAAACATGAAAGCGGCTATTTTGGATAAGCAACCTCTTTATCTGAAAAG GCGGACAGTTAAGAGTACAAACCCTTTTAACGTTGTGATGAAATTGATCTTCAGTGATGGTTGCAAGTGTTCATCGGCTGAAATCAAGATTCCTATTGATTTTAAG ATGTCAGCAGATGAGTTTAAAGATGATAAAGACTCCATCTTACAGAATCTAAGAGACAGCGCCATCACGGATCCTAGTTGCGGACAGACTGCAGTTGTTGAGAAGGTCATTATGGTTCCTAAAAGTGAAGTCATGGTACACGCCGTTGTAACAAACATTGTCAAGTTTGACAGAAGCTATGGAGATCTAAGTAACGGCTCATGCAAGAGGAAATATGAATGTTTTAATGGCATAATTCCGTCGCGAAAACGATCAAATGGTAGAAAACCCAGAGCTGTAATTAATGGAAGGTGA
- the LOC107878805 gene encoding vegetative cell wall protein gp1: MPKLFAIAFILLLVLNSGEAQNAPSQAPVSSPVNSPAVKSQAPVSSTAKSPAPVSSPAVKSQAPVSSPAKSPAVKSQSPISSPAKSPAPVSSPAVNSQSPISSPSVSPVSSPLAPKVSPSNSPVQSQPPADSPAITPVSSVPTPSSTPASSPVAAEVPASTVTPSVSPSIPSSSASPAESVKGPTSATASLSPESSPGPIADDTSRAISIFEVPMIVSGLAIWAALSI; encoded by the coding sequence ATGCCTAAATTATTTGCTATTGCTTTTATCCTTTTGCTCGTATTGAATTCCGGCGAGGCACAAAATGCACCTTCTCAAGCACCGGTTTCTTCTCCGGTGAATTCTCCGGCAGTAAAATCTCAAGCACCAGTTTCCTCTACGGCAAAATCCCCGGCACCGGTTTCTTCTCCGGCAGTAAAATCTCAAGCACCAGTTTCTTCTCCGGCGAAATCTCCGGCAGTAAAATCTCAATCACCGATTTCTTCTCCGGCAAAATCTCCGGCACCTGTTTCTTCTCCGGCAGTAAATTCTCAATCACCGATTTCTTCTCCATCAGTATCTCCGGTTTCTTCACCATTGGCTCCTAAAGTCAGTCCGTCAAATTCACCAGTTCAGTCTCAGCCACCTGCAGATTCTCCGGCGATCACTCCGGTGTCATCTGTACCAACTCCGTCGAGCACTCCGGCGTCTTCTCCAGTGGCAGCGGAGGTTCCGGCGAGTACTGTGACTCCATCGGTATCACCAAGCATTCCGTCAAGTTCAGCAAGTCCGGCAGAGTCCGTTAAAGGACCAACATCGGCGACGGCGAGTTTATCGCCGGAAAGTTCACCGGGTCCAATTGCCGATGATACTTCCCGGGCAATTTCGATATTTGAAGTGCCGATGATCGTAAGTGGGCTTGCTATTTGGGCCGCTTTGTCAATTTGA